One Candidatus Devosia phytovorans genomic window carries:
- a CDS encoding nucleoside/nucleotide kinase family protein, with translation MSAHLRLTPAQALSRIVPHILDMASKAHGQRIAVGLAGGPGTGKSTLAAELVTTLDTTHPGIAALVPMDGFHMKHAKLEAMGQVDYKGAPHTFEGADFVSFLHHLKHSTGPVSGPGYSRRIEDTVDDAFTVQPEAKILIVEGNYLLLTEGPWAGVKPLLDYAVFINVERDLVKARLLKRHGEEGLFTEERNRAHIERNDLPNYDLVCQSQDRADLVIDMDVER, from the coding sequence TTGAGCGCGCATCTGCGCCTGACGCCGGCCCAGGCACTGTCGCGCATCGTGCCGCATATTCTCGACATGGCCAGCAAGGCCCACGGCCAGCGCATTGCCGTCGGCCTTGCCGGTGGTCCCGGCACGGGCAAGTCGACCCTCGCCGCCGAATTGGTGACCACGCTCGACACCACCCATCCCGGCATCGCCGCATTGGTCCCCATGGACGGCTTCCACATGAAGCACGCCAAGCTCGAAGCCATGGGCCAGGTCGACTACAAGGGCGCGCCGCACACTTTCGAAGGCGCTGACTTCGTCAGTTTCCTCCATCACCTCAAGCACTCCACCGGCCCCGTCTCCGGCCCCGGCTATTCGCGCAGGATCGAGGACACGGTGGACGACGCCTTCACCGTCCAGCCCGAGGCAAAAATCCTCATCGTCGAGGGCAATTACCTGTTGCTGACCGAAGGCCCCTGGGCTGGCGTCAAGCCGCTGCTCGACTATGCCGTGTTCATCAATGTGGAGCGGGACCTGGTGAAAGCGCGCCTGCTGAAGCGCCATGGCGAAGAGGGGCTGTTCACCGAAGAGCGCAACCGGGCGCATATCGAACGCAACGACCTGCCGAATTATGACCTGGTCTGCCAGTCGCAGGATCGGGCGGATTTGGTGATCGATATGGATGTGGAGAGGTAG
- a CDS encoding DUF6460 domain-containing protein, with protein MTDQPRSEPRRSPLERFFGGHPLSVILKLAVISLLVGIVMRMFGFDALDLVHGAVEMICHSFRDGLGAFRDIGIYIATGAAIVVPIWLILRLSKRR; from the coding sequence ATGACCGACCAACCCCGCAGCGAGCCGCGTCGTTCCCCGCTGGAGCGTTTCTTTGGCGGCCATCCGCTCAGCGTCATCCTCAAGCTGGCAGTGATCTCGCTGCTGGTCGGCATTGTCATGCGCATGTTCGGCTTCGATGCGCTCGATCTGGTGCATGGCGCGGTCGAGATGATCTGCCATTCCTTCCGCGATGGCCTCGGCGCCTTCCGCGACATCGGCATCTATATCGCCACCGGCGCCGCCATCGTCGTGCCGATCTGGTTGATCCTGCGCCTGAGCAAACGCCGTTGA